The Nocardioides panzhihuensis genome has a segment encoding these proteins:
- a CDS encoding CDP-glycerol glycerophosphotransferase family protein, which translates to MTVTDRDEQYLAESLLSVREQTHTTLEILIAPYGQASAVSDQILADVPDDYRLRLLESSATQAEARDRGARAVRGDYVCFLLAADLLTPNAMRTLVTSLEESGSDLAVGRIESRERLSPPVVAPYDLVHAQNRSGLTLDEFPVALSDVGVSNRLFRTTFWRRHGFSFGGVGGADAVGFDGYLKADRFDVVTAPVCVDMDRADGTPVEQLHDQTLGMEEWIEQTRATWVAIGQLASDLRDHWALGGLAGRANTILGDVERMSSEQWTSLRDLVVEIERGVSVEVWLKLPVEVRARLTYLVADRRGELTAFVASRWFERGNLRTRVADGQVHGIFPDTELPEDVTTLNVYETPARVLVRDVRPHDSDRAVIDLVAWIELVDLAEATPVITARLVPDTAGGDADDGSGADPDAGLPDPIELTVTPRRDAQANMSIGHKYQDYRPGGCRTEVDLTRLTTGRWHLEVTIDVDGVIRTTSDVQIDTRGPAGNLATRYRPRVHTSSGVSVACDRFADQLSFLATPTTPTTLQKAQVDDRTVSLTLAGELPQAVRATGGGVRIEAPVEDGRVTLTLPAHGAVELGAHAAWRLEALQGDITGRIAWTDPIGAPWTGERGGSVLAARDGQGYAQIIETADTVALDRVELGEGRITVRGHWLSSIPKHARLTLSGSQHSETVKIDTGASDFEVVFTLHWDEWGLGDSVLPNGSYQFRLTCGAKRAGNVRHTAAFLEHQADFQVSDEARLRPVNGNGPGITLQPPISVDHAGSYAHNLARERVLAAEEPIDESAVYLSTYAGSTATDSQLAIHEHLRRTRPDLTLYWGVADHASRVPEGGIPIVLQSPEWYRVIGTAKYLVQNIDFDRWWRKREGQRFLQTFHGYPAKSMGLRMWLAKQFSPLRCKAELDRTTAGWDLILTPTPEMDRYYREEYAYDGAIHSEGYPRDDALVGPPAGEARERTRRLLGIGPNQNVILYAPTWRDHLALNYRSAKMVEHLDVVAASEALGDDYVILLRGHRFNSKGSERSERTARIIDVTDYPEINDLILASDAAVLDYSSLRFDFALTGRPMVFLVPDLSDYTGGIRGFLYDYADTAPGPMLDTAEEVVAALSDLDRLEGRYRDRIAAFNAKYQYTQDGKATERVVEAFFDKH; encoded by the coding sequence GTGACGGTCACCGATCGAGACGAGCAGTACCTGGCCGAGTCGCTCCTCTCGGTGCGAGAGCAGACCCATACGACCCTCGAGATCCTCATCGCGCCTTATGGACAGGCCAGCGCGGTGAGCGACCAGATCCTGGCCGACGTTCCGGACGACTACCGACTGCGGTTGCTGGAGAGCTCCGCGACCCAGGCCGAGGCCCGTGATCGCGGCGCCCGTGCCGTGCGGGGAGACTATGTCTGCTTCCTGCTCGCTGCCGATCTCCTCACGCCGAACGCGATGCGTACGCTGGTCACCTCTCTGGAAGAGAGCGGCTCCGATCTCGCGGTGGGCCGCATCGAGAGTCGCGAGCGGCTCTCGCCGCCGGTGGTGGCGCCTTACGACCTCGTGCACGCGCAGAACCGCTCCGGTCTCACCCTGGACGAGTTCCCGGTGGCGTTGAGCGATGTCGGGGTCAGCAACCGGCTCTTCCGCACCACCTTCTGGCGGCGGCACGGATTCAGCTTCGGCGGCGTCGGTGGCGCAGACGCGGTCGGTTTCGACGGCTATCTGAAGGCCGACCGGTTCGACGTGGTCACGGCCCCGGTGTGCGTGGACATGGACCGAGCCGACGGCACCCCGGTCGAGCAGCTCCACGACCAGACGCTCGGCATGGAGGAGTGGATCGAGCAGACGCGGGCGACCTGGGTCGCGATCGGTCAGCTGGCCTCCGACCTGCGTGACCACTGGGCGCTCGGCGGGCTCGCCGGCCGCGCCAACACCATTCTCGGCGACGTCGAGCGGATGAGCTCGGAGCAGTGGACCAGCCTGCGCGATCTCGTCGTCGAGATCGAGCGCGGCGTCTCTGTCGAGGTGTGGCTCAAGCTGCCGGTCGAGGTTCGGGCACGGCTGACCTACCTCGTCGCCGACCGGCGTGGGGAGCTGACCGCGTTCGTCGCGTCACGCTGGTTCGAGCGTGGCAACCTGCGCACACGCGTCGCCGACGGCCAGGTGCACGGGATCTTCCCCGACACGGAGCTGCCCGAGGACGTGACCACGCTCAACGTGTACGAGACGCCGGCGCGGGTGCTGGTGCGCGACGTACGTCCTCACGACTCCGACCGGGCCGTGATCGACCTGGTGGCGTGGATCGAGCTCGTCGACCTCGCCGAGGCGACCCCGGTCATCACGGCACGTCTGGTGCCGGACACGGCCGGCGGCGATGCCGACGACGGCAGCGGGGCGGACCCCGACGCGGGGCTTCCCGACCCGATCGAGCTGACCGTGACCCCGCGGCGGGACGCACAGGCCAACATGAGCATCGGTCACAAGTACCAGGACTACCGCCCCGGCGGGTGCCGCACCGAAGTCGACCTCACCCGACTGACCACCGGACGGTGGCACCTCGAGGTCACCATCGACGTCGACGGTGTCATTCGCACCACCAGCGACGTCCAGATAGACACGCGTGGCCCGGCGGGCAACCTGGCGACGCGCTACCGCCCCCGGGTCCACACCTCCTCCGGCGTGTCCGTGGCCTGCGACCGCTTCGCCGACCAGCTCAGCTTCCTTGCCACTCCGACGACGCCCACCACCTTGCAGAAGGCGCAGGTCGATGACCGCACCGTCTCCCTGACGCTGGCCGGCGAGCTGCCGCAGGCCGTGCGGGCGACCGGCGGCGGTGTCCGCATCGAGGCGCCGGTCGAGGACGGCAGGGTGACGCTCACCCTTCCCGCCCACGGAGCGGTAGAGCTCGGAGCGCACGCCGCATGGCGGCTGGAAGCCCTCCAGGGCGATATCACCGGCCGGATCGCCTGGACCGACCCGATCGGCGCACCGTGGACCGGCGAACGCGGTGGTAGCGTGCTGGCCGCCCGAGACGGCCAGGGCTACGCCCAGATCATCGAGACGGCCGACACCGTCGCGCTCGACCGCGTCGAGCTCGGCGAAGGCAGGATCACCGTCCGCGGCCACTGGCTCAGCTCGATCCCGAAGCACGCCCGGCTGACCCTCTCCGGCTCGCAGCACAGCGAGACGGTCAAGATCGACACCGGTGCCTCCGACTTCGAGGTGGTCTTCACCCTGCACTGGGACGAGTGGGGCCTCGGCGACTCCGTCCTGCCCAACGGCAGCTATCAGTTCCGGCTGACGTGTGGGGCCAAACGCGCGGGCAACGTACGCCACACCGCCGCGTTCCTCGAGCATCAGGCCGACTTCCAGGTCAGTGACGAGGCCCGGCTGCGTCCGGTCAACGGCAACGGGCCAGGAATCACCCTGCAGCCGCCGATCTCCGTCGACCACGCCGGGAGCTACGCACACAACCTCGCCCGTGAGCGGGTCCTGGCAGCCGAGGAGCCCATCGACGAGTCCGCGGTCTATCTCTCGACCTACGCCGGCTCGACCGCCACCGACTCCCAGCTCGCGATCCACGAGCACCTGCGTCGTACCCGCCCCGACCTCACCCTCTACTGGGGCGTCGCCGACCACGCGTCCAGAGTCCCCGAGGGTGGCATCCCGATCGTGCTGCAGAGCCCGGAGTGGTATCGGGTCATCGGCACCGCCAAGTATCTCGTCCAGAACATCGACTTCGACCGGTGGTGGCGAAAGCGGGAGGGGCAACGGTTCCTGCAGACCTTCCATGGCTATCCCGCCAAGTCGATGGGCCTGCGGATGTGGCTCGCGAAGCAGTTCTCGCCGCTGCGCTGCAAAGCCGAGCTCGACCGGACGACCGCCGGTTGGGACCTGATCCTGACGCCGACGCCGGAGATGGACCGCTACTACCGCGAGGAGTACGCCTACGACGGCGCGATCCACAGCGAAGGCTATCCCCGTGACGACGCGCTCGTCGGCCCGCCGGCGGGCGAGGCTCGCGAGCGGACGCGCAGGCTGCTCGGAATCGGCCCGAACCAGAATGTGATCCTGTACGCCCCGACCTGGCGGGACCACCTGGCGCTCAACTACCGCTCGGCGAAGATGGTCGAGCACCTCGACGTGGTCGCGGCCAGCGAGGCGCTGGGGGACGACTACGTCATCCTCCTGCGTGGCCACCGGTTCAACTCGAAGGGGAGCGAGCGCAGCGAGCGCACCGCCCGGATCATCGACGTCACCGACTACCCGGAGATCAACGACCTGATCCTGGCCTCCGACGCGGCGGTGCTCGACTACTCCAGCCTGCGCTTCGACTTCGCTCTCACCGGGCGACCGATGGTGTTCCTGGTGCCCGACCTGTCCGACTACACCGGCGGCATCCGCGGGTTCCTCTACGACTACGCCGACACCGCGCCCGGGCCGATGCTCGACACTGCCGAGGAGGTCGTCGCGGCCCTGTCCGACCTGGACCGGCTCGAGGGCCGGTATCGAGACCGGATCGCCGCGTTCAACGCCAAGTACCAGTACACCCAGGACGGCAAGGCGACCGAGCGGGTCGTCGAGGCCTTCTTCGACAAGCACTGA
- the pseI gene encoding pseudaminic acid synthase: protein MTTHEIAVGDRMIGPGHEPFVIAEMSGNHGGDLERALDIVRAAGEAGAHALKIQTYTADTITLDVDTPAFRLSADHPLWPNRRLHELYEEAHTPWDWHEPIFALASELGMVPFSAAFDPTAVDFLVGLGVPMLKSASSEITDLPLVRAIAEAGLPTIISTGTATLAEIDAAVRTARATGNDDLVVLACTASYPAPPEASNLRGIPVLRDGLDVAVGLSDHTLGIGASVAAVALGACVIEKHITLSRQDGAVDSDFSLEPHEFASLVSETKIAWQALGEARIGPKSAEREGLRFRRSLFVTRDVRAGEKVGPDNVRSVRPADGLPPSDVDIVLGRTFTKDAPAGTPLSWDLV from the coding sequence ATGACAACCCACGAGATCGCCGTCGGCGACCGGATGATCGGCCCCGGCCACGAGCCGTTCGTGATCGCGGAGATGTCCGGCAACCATGGCGGCGACCTGGAGCGGGCGCTCGACATCGTGCGCGCCGCGGGCGAGGCCGGCGCGCACGCGCTCAAGATCCAGACCTACACCGCCGACACCATCACGCTGGACGTCGACACCCCTGCGTTCCGGCTCTCGGCCGACCATCCGTTGTGGCCCAACCGCCGCCTCCACGAGCTCTACGAGGAGGCGCACACGCCGTGGGACTGGCATGAGCCGATCTTCGCCCTGGCGAGCGAGCTCGGCATGGTGCCGTTCAGCGCCGCCTTCGACCCGACCGCGGTCGACTTCCTGGTCGGGCTCGGGGTGCCGATGCTCAAGTCGGCCTCCTCCGAGATCACCGACCTGCCGCTGGTCCGGGCGATCGCCGAGGCCGGGCTGCCGACGATCATCTCCACCGGCACGGCGACGCTCGCCGAGATCGACGCGGCGGTGCGTACGGCACGGGCGACCGGCAACGACGATCTCGTCGTCCTGGCCTGCACCGCGTCCTACCCGGCTCCCCCGGAGGCCTCCAACCTCCGCGGCATCCCGGTGCTGCGCGACGGGCTCGACGTCGCGGTCGGCCTCTCCGACCACACGCTCGGGATCGGCGCATCGGTCGCGGCCGTCGCTCTCGGCGCGTGCGTGATCGAGAAGCACATCACGCTCTCGCGCCAGGACGGCGCCGTCGACTCCGACTTCTCCCTGGAGCCGCACGAGTTCGCCTCGCTGGTCAGCGAGACCAAGATCGCCTGGCAGGCGCTCGGCGAGGCCCGGATCGGACCGAAGTCGGCCGAGCGCGAGGGGCTCCGCTTCCGTCGTTCGCTCTTCGTCACCCGCGACGTACGCGCCGGGGAGAAGGTCGGCCCGGACAACGTACGCTCCGTCCGCCCCGCCGACGGGCTGCCGCCGAGCGACGTCGACATCGTCCTCGGCCGCACCTTCACCAAGGACGCTCCGGCCGGGACACCGCTCAGCTGGGACCTGGTCTAG
- a CDS encoding phosphopantetheine-binding protein, protein METLDRPAVRKLMGEVLAVQGKTLPDDDAAKLADIGFRSLDFSELALRVEDEIGDELNFEAAGLRSIETIGDVLDLLVEIQGQ, encoded by the coding sequence ATGGAGACTCTTGACCGACCGGCGGTCCGCAAGCTCATGGGTGAGGTGCTGGCCGTGCAGGGGAAGACCCTTCCGGACGACGACGCCGCGAAGCTGGCCGACATCGGTTTCCGTTCTCTCGACTTCTCCGAGCTCGCGCTCCGGGTCGAGGACGAGATCGGCGACGAGCTCAACTTCGAGGCGGCCGGACTTCGCTCGATCGAGACGATCGGCGACGTGCTCGACCTGCTCGTGGAGATCCAGGGGCAGTGA
- a CDS encoding glycosyltransferase, with amino-acid sequence MSIATPHEQVALPEGRYLTMCNEIATKFGGQTRAMIMRNRLITQHTGIPTTLLTTESKPVYDEVREVLRESGQLIEGMELLNLYEWYRHNTPTDAPDESVAALGGTLADVAGTTTQDVLHPDGTVYYTAHSQSGKDLARDYRRADGSIYLRAPGPGAPAASRVPYILTDAEGRPIRSWETVSGWLWHWLELLAGDAERVFFVTDSRFALRDVMPREDDRFHFLHLMHNNHVVKERRWNSQLSGKYAPLLDNIHEYDGLVNLTHRQSEHIAMRYGPTSHRFVVPNPVELPELPETMPEREPATFVTVARLEPQKRLEHAIKAFAKVVETRPEAKFQIYGDGKLYKPLADLIETLDVGKNVQLMGHDPRAKEALLHATGFIMTSVNEGYPLATLESLSFGCPVISYDINYGPREQISDGVDGFIVEAEDIDAVAERCIQMIDAPGKVAEMSRKALEKASKHDWRAFLDDWRVAFEGAVAQRPGRIEKARARLDVHALGWARPMPEGVATRLPGPASRLGRTQASSAAFRDSRTLRFDATLTVMGEWPKGVMSDRIVTLDAVCNETGEVAALPLEVEPEGRGAFRLASRFDLAQVFEELSEETRNLDLRLRFTVHNWSWQTKLGRPRDVRPNFEVSFGPNDVLHLQRR; translated from the coding sequence ATGTCGATCGCCACCCCCCACGAGCAGGTCGCGCTCCCCGAGGGCCGCTACCTCACGATGTGCAACGAGATCGCGACCAAGTTCGGCGGACAGACGCGGGCGATGATCATGCGTAACCGTCTGATCACCCAGCACACCGGGATCCCCACGACTCTGCTGACAACCGAGTCGAAGCCCGTCTACGACGAGGTGCGCGAGGTGCTGCGCGAGTCGGGCCAGCTGATCGAGGGCATGGAGCTCCTCAATCTCTACGAGTGGTATCGCCACAACACGCCCACCGACGCGCCGGACGAGTCCGTGGCCGCGCTCGGCGGGACGCTCGCCGACGTGGCCGGCACGACCACCCAGGACGTCCTCCACCCTGACGGCACCGTCTACTACACCGCCCATTCGCAGTCGGGCAAGGACCTGGCGCGCGACTACCGCCGTGCCGACGGGTCGATCTACCTGCGGGCGCCGGGGCCCGGGGCTCCGGCCGCGTCAAGGGTGCCCTACATCCTCACCGATGCGGAGGGTCGTCCGATCCGCTCGTGGGAGACCGTGAGCGGCTGGCTGTGGCACTGGCTCGAGCTCCTCGCGGGCGACGCCGAGCGGGTCTTCTTCGTGACCGACTCCCGGTTCGCGCTGCGCGACGTCATGCCCCGTGAGGACGACCGCTTCCACTTCCTCCACCTCATGCACAACAACCATGTCGTGAAGGAGCGGCGCTGGAACTCCCAGCTCTCGGGGAAGTACGCGCCGCTGCTGGACAACATCCATGAGTACGACGGCCTGGTGAACCTGACCCATCGTCAGTCCGAGCACATCGCGATGCGCTACGGGCCGACCTCGCACCGGTTCGTCGTGCCCAACCCGGTCGAGCTGCCCGAGCTGCCCGAGACGATGCCCGAGCGGGAGCCGGCGACGTTCGTCACGGTGGCCAGGCTCGAGCCGCAGAAGCGCCTCGAGCACGCCATCAAGGCTTTCGCGAAGGTGGTCGAGACGCGGCCGGAGGCCAAGTTCCAGATCTACGGCGACGGCAAGCTCTACAAGCCACTCGCCGACCTGATCGAGACCCTCGACGTCGGCAAGAACGTCCAGCTCATGGGTCACGACCCGCGAGCCAAGGAAGCGCTGCTGCACGCCACCGGCTTCATCATGACCAGCGTCAACGAGGGCTACCCGCTGGCGACCCTCGAGTCGCTCTCCTTCGGCTGCCCGGTGATCAGCTACGACATCAACTACGGTCCGCGCGAGCAGATCAGCGACGGGGTCGACGGCTTCATCGTCGAGGCCGAGGACATCGACGCGGTCGCCGAGCGCTGCATCCAGATGATCGACGCCCCCGGCAAGGTGGCGGAGATGTCCCGCAAGGCCCTGGAGAAGGCGAGCAAGCACGACTGGCGCGCGTTCCTCGATGACTGGCGGGTCGCCTTCGAGGGTGCCGTCGCGCAGCGGCCGGGCCGAATCGAGAAGGCACGAGCCCGGCTCGACGTCCACGCTCTCGGATGGGCGCGGCCGATGCCCGAGGGCGTCGCGACCCGCTTGCCTGGCCCGGCGAGCCGCCTCGGTCGCACCCAGGCCAGCTCTGCCGCGTTCCGTGACTCTCGTACGCTCCGCTTCGACGCCACGCTCACCGTCATGGGCGAATGGCCCAAGGGCGTGATGTCGGATCGCATCGTCACCCTCGACGCCGTCTGCAACGAGACCGGCGAGGTGGCAGCGCTGCCCCTCGAGGTCGAGCCCGAGGGCCGGGGTGCGTTCCGGCTCGCTTCCAGGTTCGACCTCGCGCAGGTCTTCGAGGAGCTTTCCGAGGAAACCCGCAACCTGGATCTGCGGCTCCGGTTCACCGTTCACAACTGGAGCTGGCAGACCAAGCTCGGCCGGCCCCGTGACGTACGCCCGAACTTCGAGGTGTCGTTCGGTCCGAACGACGTCCTTCACCTGCAGCGGCGCTGA
- a CDS encoding GNAT family N-acetyltransferase: protein MLRRATADDLPNMLAWRNQDANRSVSINQHLITPEEHAAWWSRVAQDPTRRVLMFEYAARPLGVVSFFDHDPGTRTASWGFYLDHDGTTADGTTLMAWTKIMREAVAYAFAPEPDGLDIDVLEGEVLPHNESVRTMNRRLGFTEGEPYEQTVGDSSVTAIPVRLHRDDRPTRRSPKEQ, encoded by the coding sequence ATGTTACGACGGGCGACCGCCGACGACCTGCCGAACATGTTGGCCTGGCGCAACCAGGACGCGAACCGCTCGGTGAGCATCAACCAGCATCTGATCACCCCTGAGGAGCACGCCGCCTGGTGGTCCCGGGTCGCTCAGGACCCGACCCGGCGCGTGCTGATGTTCGAGTACGCCGCCCGGCCTCTCGGCGTGGTGAGCTTCTTCGACCACGACCCGGGCACGAGGACCGCCTCGTGGGGTTTCTATCTCGACCACGACGGCACCACCGCCGACGGCACCACTCTGATGGCGTGGACCAAGATCATGCGCGAGGCCGTGGCGTACGCCTTCGCCCCCGAGCCGGACGGGCTCGACATCGACGTCCTGGAGGGTGAGGTGCTCCCCCACAACGAATCGGTTCGCACGATGAACCGCCGCCTCGGTTTCACCGAGGGCGAACCCTATGAGCAGACCGTCGGCGACAGCTCGGTGACCGCGATCCCGGTCAGGCTGCACCGCGACGACCGACCCACCCGACGTTCCCCCAAGGAGCAGTAA
- a CDS encoding spore coat protein: MPIGVLESGHLRVAMVCDAGPDVGIGHVMRCLALGEELVGRGARVVMVADLARVPWAAEQVRRRGIEIEPDPGDVLAALLRLDPTSVVVDSYLLPASVYADLRERWPLLALTDGDPRGRVADLYLDQNLGAEASAWALPEGATHLGGLDYAQQRRDIVRQRPSAPRSAADEHSPLRVLAFFGGTDAFGVAPRVARLVARAGVAVELTVIAATPALAAEIADITAAPRQVIDVIGPTDNLAELVAEADVVLSAAGTSAWELFCLGAAVGFVCVADNQRDAYVRMDQDALAVGIATLAELDDDPEGVVVRLRGLLGDVRLRERLRAACWAKVDGRGAARVADALLALDREPSRPGPS, encoded by the coding sequence GTGCCCATCGGTGTGCTCGAGAGTGGACACCTTCGGGTGGCGATGGTCTGCGACGCCGGGCCCGATGTCGGGATCGGGCACGTCATGCGCTGTCTGGCCCTCGGCGAGGAGCTCGTCGGCCGCGGAGCACGTGTGGTGATGGTTGCGGACCTGGCCCGGGTGCCCTGGGCAGCCGAGCAGGTGCGGCGCCGGGGGATCGAGATCGAGCCGGACCCGGGCGACGTCCTCGCCGCTCTCCTTCGCCTCGACCCGACCTCGGTGGTCGTGGACTCCTACCTCCTCCCGGCTTCGGTCTACGCCGACCTGCGGGAACGGTGGCCGCTGCTCGCTCTCACCGACGGCGACCCGCGCGGACGGGTTGCCGACCTCTACCTCGACCAGAACCTGGGCGCGGAGGCGTCGGCATGGGCGCTCCCCGAGGGGGCCACGCATCTCGGCGGGCTCGACTACGCCCAGCAGCGACGTGACATCGTCCGGCAGCGGCCGAGCGCGCCCAGGTCCGCCGCCGACGAGCACTCGCCCCTGCGGGTGCTGGCGTTCTTCGGCGGGACGGACGCCTTCGGGGTCGCGCCCCGGGTCGCCCGCCTGGTCGCGCGAGCCGGCGTCGCCGTGGAGCTGACCGTCATCGCAGCCACGCCGGCGCTCGCCGCGGAGATCGCCGACATCACCGCGGCGCCGAGGCAGGTCATCGACGTGATCGGGCCGACCGACAACCTGGCCGAGCTCGTCGCTGAAGCTGACGTGGTGCTCAGCGCCGCCGGCACCTCAGCCTGGGAGCTCTTCTGCCTCGGTGCGGCGGTCGGGTTCGTCTGCGTCGCCGACAACCAGCGGGACGCCTACGTCCGGATGGACCAGGACGCGCTGGCCGTCGGGATCGCCACCCTGGCCGAGCTCGACGACGATCCCGAGGGCGTCGTCGTCCGGCTGCGTGGTCTCCTGGGCGACGTACGGCTGCGGGAGCGGTTACGCGCCGCCTGCTGGGCCAAGGTCGACGGCCGGGGCGCCGCGCGGGTCGCCGACGCGCTCCTGGCCCTCGACCGCGAGCCTTCTAGACCAGGTCCCAGCTGA
- a CDS encoding SDR family NAD(P)-dependent oxidoreductase: protein MSDFAPVPPVSVVLVSGASRGLGLAIVTDLLERGVKVAAFARTVTPELEALASKYPEDTHVGSVDVTDEKAAQGFVKEVEARLGVIDGLVNNAAIGQDSLHVHTSSDRIAQIIETNLTAPLVLTRFVLRRLIGKGLKGRVVNVTSICGQRGYQGLVAYSATKGGLDAATRSLARELGGRVLVNSVAPGFFASEMSAVLGASQLESIARRTPSGAMTTPDDVVPTVRMLLLEQTNINGQSIVIDGGGSI, encoded by the coding sequence ATGTCTGATTTCGCACCCGTCCCGCCCGTATCCGTCGTGCTGGTCTCCGGCGCTTCGCGCGGCCTCGGTCTCGCCATCGTCACCGACCTGCTCGAGCGTGGGGTGAAGGTCGCGGCCTTCGCGCGCACGGTGACCCCCGAGCTCGAGGCGCTGGCTTCGAAGTACCCCGAGGACACCCACGTCGGCTCGGTCGACGTAACCGACGAGAAGGCGGCCCAGGGGTTCGTCAAGGAGGTCGAGGCGAGGCTCGGCGTCATCGACGGCCTGGTCAACAACGCCGCGATCGGCCAGGACTCGCTGCACGTGCACACCTCGTCGGACCGGATCGCGCAGATCATCGAGACCAATCTGACCGCGCCCCTGGTGCTCACCCGGTTCGTGCTGCGGCGCCTGATCGGCAAGGGTCTGAAGGGTCGGGTCGTCAACGTGACCTCGATCTGTGGCCAGCGCGGCTACCAGGGCCTGGTGGCCTACTCCGCCACCAAGGGAGGCCTCGACGCGGCGACCCGCTCGCTGGCCCGTGAGCTCGGTGGCCGGGTGCTGGTCAACTCGGTCGCTCCCGGGTTCTTCGCCTCGGAGATGTCCGCCGTGCTCGGTGCGAGCCAGCTCGAGTCGATCGCGCGGCGTACGCCCTCAGGAGCGATGACCACGCCCGACGACGTCGTCCCGACCGTCCGGATGCTCCTGCTCGAGCAGACCAACATCAACGGCCAGTCGATCGTCATCGACGGCGGCGGCTCGATCTGA
- a CDS encoding 4-phosphopantetheinyl transferase family protein: MSGGELSVGSDAELAGHRARSHLHDGRVVAWTGSYDVPVAVDAEVDRAVPAALATRFGTDRFWERWTRAECVAKLTGRGVLDLVDLMTGADPGGDGRSAGVSLRTVRLAGGIVVSIGTLDAEGSGSRR; the protein is encoded by the coding sequence ATGTCCGGTGGCGAGCTCAGCGTCGGCAGCGACGCCGAGCTCGCGGGCCATCGAGCCCGCAGCCACCTCCACGACGGCCGGGTGGTCGCCTGGACGGGCTCCTACGACGTCCCGGTGGCCGTCGACGCGGAGGTGGACCGTGCGGTCCCGGCGGCCCTCGCGACACGGTTCGGGACCGACCGGTTCTGGGAGCGATGGACCCGGGCCGAGTGCGTCGCGAAGCTCACCGGCCGAGGGGTCCTCGATCTGGTGGATCTGATGACCGGTGCCGACCCTGGCGGGGACGGCCGTAGCGCCGGGGTGAGCCTCAGGACGGTACGCCTGGCAGGCGGCATCGTCGTGTCGATCGGCACGCTCGATGCCGAAGGGTCCGGATCCCGACGCTGA
- a CDS encoding AMP-binding protein, with amino-acid sequence MIGDNLVVDAGTGSRATWRELAQRSTGPRPAPTAYVVERSIDALSAVAGLKDGGELLVASSGRLDESLAEELRTAGFDVSASGDVQAATAPRPAEDGRVWLLTSGSTGRPKRVGHTLESLSTVTGELAPRTWLCPYSPGTYAWWQVITLGLGVPGQGLVLVDPADLDDWVAPALEHGVTAVSGTPTFWRRTLMRHGAELQKLPLEQVTLGGEPVDQAVLSQVSEAFPAARVSWIYASSEVGAAIVVHDGRAGFPVEWLDRDVPGRPRLAVVDGELVITSPHHGTDASGAEMTGAVRTGDAARIEDGRVLVTGRLDRDELNVGGSKVSAGAVRDLLQSHPEVAWAAVRGRKAPLVGTMVVADVVAAHDSDVTADDLTRWAAERLPEYAVPRRIKMLDEIPAKETLKSDV; translated from the coding sequence GTGATCGGCGACAACCTCGTCGTCGACGCCGGAACCGGGAGTCGCGCGACCTGGCGTGAGCTCGCGCAGCGGTCCACCGGACCGCGTCCGGCACCGACGGCGTACGTGGTCGAGCGCAGCATCGACGCGCTGTCCGCGGTCGCGGGGCTGAAGGACGGCGGCGAGCTGCTCGTCGCCTCCTCCGGGCGGCTCGACGAGTCGCTCGCCGAGGAGCTGCGTACGGCAGGGTTCGACGTTTCCGCTTCCGGTGACGTGCAGGCGGCGACCGCTCCACGCCCGGCCGAGGACGGCCGGGTCTGGCTGCTCACCTCCGGATCGACCGGCCGGCCCAAGCGGGTCGGTCACACCCTCGAGTCGCTCTCGACCGTGACCGGCGAGCTGGCCCCGCGCACCTGGCTCTGCCCCTATTCGCCCGGGACGTACGCGTGGTGGCAGGTGATCACCCTGGGACTCGGCGTGCCCGGTCAGGGCCTGGTCCTCGTCGACCCGGCTGATCTGGACGATTGGGTGGCGCCCGCGCTCGAGCACGGCGTCACCGCGGTCTCAGGCACTCCGACGTTCTGGCGACGGACGCTCATGCGGCACGGCGCCGAGCTGCAGAAGCTGCCGCTCGAGCAGGTCACGCTCGGTGGCGAGCCGGTCGACCAGGCCGTGCTGTCGCAGGTCAGCGAGGCCTTTCCGGCCGCGCGGGTGTCCTGGATCTACGCCTCCTCCGAGGTCGGCGCCGCGATCGTCGTCCACGACGGCCGCGCCGGGTTCCCGGTGGAGTGGCTGGATCGTGACGTCCCCGGCCGGCCGCGGCTGGCGGTCGTCGACGGCGAGCTGGTGATCACCTCCCCGCACCACGGCACGGACGCCTCGGGCGCCGAGATGACCGGAGCCGTACGCACCGGCGACGCCGCCCGCATCGAGGACGGTCGGGTGCTGGTCACCGGTCGTCTGGACCGCGACGAGCTCAACGTCGGTGGCTCGAAGGTGTCCGCCGGAGCCGTACGCGACCTGCTGCAGTCCCACCCCGAGGTGGCCTGGGCCGCCGTGCGCGGCCGGAAGGCGCCGCTGGTCGGCACCATGGTCGTGGCGGACGTGGTCGCCGCCCACGACTCGGACGTGACCGCCGACGACCTGACCCGCTGGGCGGCCGAGCGGCTGCCCGAGTACGCCGTCCCCCGGCGTATCAAGATGCTTGACGAGATCCCGGCCAAGGAGACACTGAAGAGCGATGTCTGA